CACAGCTTACATATGTTTACCAATCTGTAGCATATAGATATAAAAGCATGTATGATTGAATATTATAATCCATTATATATATGCAACACTACAGTTCTCTCCATTGACCTGTTTCAGTGATCATTCTGATCAATCATTCTCTGAGTTCAGGCCAATCTTCAGCTTTTGCTTCTCCATCACCGTCTCTAGTTCCGTAGCTTTGCGCACATCCTGAGTAGGATACaagataaaatatgttttaactaagaaatattaatattgataatagTTTATGGAAATCCTTTAGTACCAGTACAAGAACAAAAAGGCTATCTATTAACTAACAACTGTAAAATCTACCCATCTGCAACTAGCTATGAGCTTTTTAAGAACTAATGTGAACAGTGTAACAGTGTATTAAAATGACACAAGTCTGTGCATAAGTCAAGGCTGAACAAACAACCAAGGCATaacctcacaaacacacacatcaacagtacacacacaaacacagacacaaaaaacaccCGACAAACCTCGAGAAGGGCCTTCTGCACCATAATttggctgtagactcttgttCCTTCTTCTGGTGTCACCGTGCGGAGCGCCTCCTTATTCAGGGAAAAAGCTGCGCTCCATTTAAAATGCCCAGACTCTGAACAGTcctgaaagaggaggaagaagcaaAGAAATCAGTATATGTGACTGTTCAGCTTAAGAGAGCTTTCATTGTCAAACATTCACCTATAACCTGAATATGAGTACCTTTGTCAGATAGAAGAATCCAGTTGTACAAATTGGAATAATCTCAAGAACATGTACACTTAAATCATCTTATTTTCTTGTTGTGATATGCCCCTCAGCATCCTCAATGTCCTCATAGCTGATTGTTTAAGTTCAACTTCAATTTACCCCTGGTCACAGTTAATGCAactatgaggaactttcattatgtgttgtttttggcggcccctgtggacagaaGCAGTAGTAATTTCTGAGCTCCACTGTCTGTTTAGAACaacctgggtctccagcagcatggTGTTGGTCTTGGCTCTTCTTAAGCTTCTTCTTCTGGGCAGCACTCAAGGtgtcatttacttatttaagtCATAAAGAGGCATCAATATTAAAATTAGACTGTTCCATAACCAGTTACAAGCTCCTCATAGTCACTTTAAGTTGCAATGCATAAACATGCCAGGGACAGTTGGCGGCGCTATTGTGCACTGAATAAAATCAGCTGCTTGTGCTGCATGTATCATGTAACAGACTGTTCAGATAtctttgatttaattgatttaattataaGTTCTGCAGACTAGCCTTGTTCTCAATCAGGTGTTTGTCTGAGCTTGAGTTTCCTCTGACAGTGCACACTCACTGTTGACTGAAGCCCTTAGTGTTGAGCCAGGCCTCCACCTCGGCTGGCAGTGAGTGGTAGTTCAGGGGAGTAGTGTCAGCTGTGTGGGGGGTCGACAGCGGACGGACTGAGCCTCTTTTCCCAGCTAACCGCTGAAGAAGCTCATCATTCACTATCATGACTGCAAATATAATACAGACAAAACTTCATTTACTATcaaagttttacatttcttcaGTTCAAGATCAGTGCTCAACCTCCATTTCTGATGATTTTTAGAAACACCACATAGAAAGAGGTCTGTTTATGGCCGGCTATCAGTTAAATACCAACCAAAATACCATTATGTTGAAGACGTCAGCGTCCATCTGACAGGGGATATAGAGATACAGCAGTGGAAGCATTGCACTTAGCGTCTTCCTCTTTTAATTGAATGCATACCAAAGGCTAGAAAGAAGCTTATTCAAAAGCTATGTGTCTGCTGGAGACGGGACTTTAGCAGCACTTAAGTGACAGATGAGAGACAGCGCTAACTGCACTGCTGTTATATGGTGAAATAACTTAAGAAGCTCCTGGTATTCAATAGATTTGTGAAATGATAGTCCCTCTTATGTTTGTTTTCCATTGCTGATATTCAACATGTAAGTGCATGTTACCTCGGTCACTGTCTTCTCCCTGTGTTGACGGTAAAACCATGCTCTGTGGACGCATTGGGCTTGTGGCTGTGGGACTGGTCCCAACTGGGCTTGATGGAGCATATGAGAAGTACTTTGTCGGAGTGGAAAGAGGCCTCTGTGGAAAGGTAGGAATGAATAGAAACGTTGAGATTGCATGAGGCAAAAAGCCAAAGTGTTTGGAATATTTGAAGCACTGGCACAAACAATAgcactctgtatgtgtgtgttgtgtctgtttctgtacCTTTGACTCTCTGCGTACCACTGGGTTGTCTCTCCCAGTGTTATTCAGAGCAGACAGAGGCTCCAGGATATTAGAGGGGACAAATCCTATCTGGTCAAAGCGATTTTGACACTTCCACCATTTCTTGGACCAATCAATGACCTAAAAGAAAGTCAATGAAGTGTTGTCATACATTCGAAGAATACATCTACTTTTACAGGTGGGTTCCTAATTCTTATGATGGATGTGTACCTCTAGTGTTTCTCCTTGTAGCACAGAGAGTTCACTGCTGTTTCTAGCCACAAAGTCATAACTGCAGCAGTAGAGTCTCTCACCCTCTGGTGGGAGCACATTTCCTTCTCTGAAAtagaaatgttgtttaaaagatatgcaacattaaaaaaaaaaaaagaaaccatttcACAAAGTTGAGTCAGATGTCAGTAATCTTAATCTCTAATGTGAGAAATTGACTTTATAATGATTTGGTAGGCATTGTCACTTCTGCTATGAAGACAGAATTATGCCTTCTGTAATGCTTTTCCCGAGGCCTACAGACTTACACCTCCTCGTTGCCTTCACCAGGATGCTCTGCTGTCTGTCCAGCTTTGTCCTGTGGGATTCTTGACTTCCTACTTTCCGTAAGGGCATCATGTTTGTGCTGTGACTCGATGGGATCTTCACAAAGCTGGCCTGTTGAGTCATAGGACTGAGGCTTCCAACCATCCAGGAAGACAGGCGAGTATGGAGCTACAGACACACTAAGGTGCGAACTGAAAAGAGGGCAAGAGGATATTATTAGAGCAATACTCTCAAACtaaaatgtacacacatacacataaacataaacacacacaccagggtgAAGTCCAGTTGGGCCCTAATGAAGTCCACAGCTCCTTGTCCTCTCCCCTTAGCTGCTCCTGGAGCAGTGAAACAGCCCCACTGGTCATAGCAGGACTGACCACCGAGGCTCCTAACGCTGGCCCTCCAGTGGTTTTCACCATCTGTAAAAGAAAGGGTTGCTACAGTCAGTAtcacagagagagtgagagaaagaaataatctaccaaaataaacattagaaTGACTCACCAATCTAAGAGGCATAAAGATGTGATGCAGCAGCTCTGGTGCATCAGGCTGTGCAATAGATGACTTGAGCCGGTCCTAAATCAACCAGCAAATTGGGTCATTTACCTTTTCATTTTCAGcgtttttttataaaaatgtgctTGTACATTTACATAGTTAATCAATTATCTATTACGACTAGTTTAATCTCACCAGCAGACTGAGGGAGTACTTGATTTTCTGAAAGATGTCCACAAATTCTTCCTCTGATGGAGGGCAAGCTTTCAGTTTCAACAAATCATCTGCACACAGAGGACACAATTACGGCTACAACTTAACAGGATACGCATATCTAATTAATGATTAACAGGAAACGCATTACTCCACCACAAGCTTGTTCCAACAAGTACTCCTACAAAACAAAGCCTGCGGTGGTGACTAATAACAATCttctatttcattattaatacattCATAAGCTCATTGCCTTTAGCCTTATCTAAGATCACACCTATCCCAGCATACACTGGCCAGGAGCCTGGGATACACCCTGGTCATGTTGCCACGACAACACATGGTGAAGACAGATCgacacaaacattcaaactcTCATTCACACATATGACAGTTAGGATTGGAGAACAACTCTCACTATCTTCGTCCTTCTTCTTGctctttctgcttttctttttccttctttggtTGAGAACACTCTGGGCCTCAGCTGTCTGCTGCAAGCGTGCCATGAATCGCTCCACGTCGTCAAAGCAGTGGTTCATAAACTCCTGAAGAAAAATACGTTAACAGTTCATTTTACTGgtaatttaacaaatgaataCTGGGTCAAACAACATACAAGCAGGTGAAACTAAAATGCTGTCATATTTTCATGCATTCTATTTAAATCCAATGCAATAACCCTGCAATAAGTACATTTGTAATGGTTATACTGTGAACAAtttgagtgaatgaatgaggcAGTGATACATTTGCAATCTTCTAAGGTATTCCTCTTATTTTGTTCATCACATTGGCGAGTTTAGCTGATGATGTCGGCCTGGTCACCTCAAACTTCCAGTTGTAGGCCTTGCCGTATACTTAAGAATGAATCAAATCCCCTCTTTCATACCTGTTACAGGCTCTTGTTATGGCAGTTCTTCTTCTAACTACAATTAGTTTTAACATGGCCATTGTAGGGCTGCTAGAAGTTAGTGGTTAATTGTAATATCTGTAATCACACAAAGGTCAACTCAAAGTCTAAAATGATATGttagttttgtttaaattagttccctgtacatatttttttctattctgagaatgcattgaatattttacattaatatatttagaTTTCCTCTGTTCGAAATTCAAACAACACTTTAAAGGCATTAAATTGTCTTTTTGCTCTTCACCTACTGCACCAAACTTCAAGACTTTGTTATCAGTatgcaaatatttcattttatcacCTTATAATCACTGCTGTTATGTTTCTTCTGGTGTATAGACAAAGGTTGCTGTCTCGATTGTGCATAAATACCGGATGCGCTTTAGAAATGATAAGGAACCACATACTTTCTTCAAGCTTTTTTGCACAGGTTGCCTCCTGCTCTCTTTTGACTTTAAgctattattgattatttgtatGCAAACCCTTTAGTAAGTATACACgcatagacaaataaaaacctgatCTATGCAAGTACGTACCAATTCTCTCTCTGCATTCATTAGAGATATGTAACTTGACTCCCCAATGGCAGCATTATCTGAGCAGAGGAATAACAAAGCctttaaagcaacatttgaCATATGTACAAAAACACGAAGCCTGCTGTATTATGTCAATATCAAGAAGCAGGAGAGCATACGCAgagaatgaaaatgtgtctttgtgacaACAACACACGCTCACACGTATGCATTAACATTAGGCAGATGGTTATACTGTACCTCTGTCAAAATGTGTGTAGACGGGCAGGCCACCAGGAGGATGCTGCTCCCCTGGAATTAACATGACTCGGACACCTGAATGCTTTCTAGGGGCCACCGGAGGCGGTGATGCAGACATCTGTTTTATGTGGATGCAGACAGAGTAAAATCATGCATATACATCAATAGGggataatgctaataataatataaactttAGGTAAACGTGTACCggtatttcacagtttgtgtgaTGTTTCCAACACctcattttctgtttcctgGGAAATGCATTATCCCACTATATGTTATATCATTATTACTTAATGTGAATCATACCTTGcttcttaaatgttttaacttttctaATTGGTCTGACCtatatgtgttttaatataGTCAAAAAGGATGAATAACAGTTCAATATAGCCACATTCCACAAGGTGATTGTAAGAATGCTGAGTATTCACACGTCTGAGTTCATTTAAGTGACACCTGCCCACGACAGGAAAAACCACTATCATCAGATGAATggtatgcagatgacacaaccACCAAAACTTGCTCTAAAAGTTTACAAGCTGAATCCAAAAGTTAATCATTGTAGCTTTGCATCTCTTTTGCTCAtcattcttcctctctcatcacTCGTCTTCCAACATACTGTTGAAGCAGTTAATATGGCATAAACTATTtcaatcattttctcataaaaagGCTTTCACAAAATTACAATTAGAAAATATTGTAACAAATCAAGATAAAGAGAAGCTGCTTCAAAAGTCTCCTCTGAGCACCGTATTACTGACACAAACTGTCCACAGGTGTAGCagtctctcaaacacacatatacagtcatacacaaacacaaacacacactctgcataAAGTTAACGCGTAGAATCGAGATACATCACTGTACCTTTTAGTGCGGTTTGAGTGTTTAAATCCAGGGCACAGAGACCATTCCTCGTGCTGGGTTGTATGAGCACTGAGTTAAGATACACAAGGACGTCCCACTCTTTTGAGATATGCAGAAACGAGAAAAACAAGTCTGGCTTTCCTTTTGGAGTTAATCTGTGTTGCTTTCACTCTCCTCTGAGCCTCCCATTTTTCTGAGCTTCTCTTTCCACATAACAAGCATTTCTAGCAACAACAGCCTGTGGCTTGAGCCGAGGGACTGATGTGACCTGCAACTCACGACAGTCCAGGATTGTAATGCAGTCGTCCTCAAACTCCCCACCTCCACAAATTCATTGACATCGAGCTTTGTTTGAGACTAGGCAAAGATAAGGCTCACAGGTGAAATAGATGCACAAAAGTgtgtcaataaaaacaaataaaagatttGTATGCATTCATTCTTTGGATTATTCTCAAAGGAGAAATGGGATTTGTTATGTCAGCTACACTAATTTGACTAGTCATTCAAAACAGGACATCTTGGATATCTCAAGAttacagaataaaaaagaaatcattctCTCAGAAAAGGatttcaacaataaaaacagacaggaagatAAGTGCATTAAATTATATCTGACAAGGTCTggtgaaacattaaatatctgGTTTCTGATATTTGTTCTAGGGCACTATAATGCTGCTGTTATGATAGATAAtagaggatgtgtgtgttctttAGCACCCCGGCCAAACTCAAGTTTTCTTCTTAAGATAGAATGGAGTCTCCATCATACTTTGAACAAATGCAGCCGGAAGTCACTTAGCTCAGATAAGATCAGATAAGCTCAGATAAgctcagataagataagacactCCCTGGGTAGAAGTAAAGGAGGTAGGATCAAACTGAGCAGATGGTGAACAGTGACCCCAACTGGTTGTAAGCGGTCAGACATCATATGTTTGACTGTTGCACAGGTCCGAGGTTATAAACAGGTGGTCAAACTGAAAATCAAAGAGTTGATGGTATAAGCAAGTGTAGAGGAGAACGGGGCCGCCACACAAATACAAGCAAAATGGATTCAGCTCCTTGATTCATGTTTTCTGCACGTTGTTCCAAAAAGCCTTGAGTTTTGAAATGCATACTGAAGACATTAACTTCAGTAtgcattatataatatataatatactgtagGTACCACTGTTGACCCTGAACTATTAACAGCTAGTATACAAATAATTGGTTTGCAGGATATCTTGTtataagacataaaacacaggCATTTCTATCTCTTCCTCCGAGAGTCTTCAGGTCAGCTGCTCTGAAAGGATCCAGTGTCGACGAATAAAACTTTCTATGAACAGAAAGCTTTCTAAGCAACTACCTTCACCTGGCCTGAATTAAAGCCAGACTACTAAATCAAGTAGTCTGCTgaagacttttttattttatttgtttaactttaagtaatttgcatttattactGCCGATATAACAACAGGTCTCATCTCAGCTGAAGAGCCTTTCAGTTGATCCCCACAAGTAGTTTCAACAGGAGGAAATGTCCCCAAAAACTGTGCATTTTTCAAATGGCAGTTAAAATATTATCCTCATCATAACTTGCATGTATCATGTTGCTTTAAGGGTATGCGTACATgttgtaaaaatagaaaaaaaatacacaacagagGACTCATGTTACAGATTGTCCTCCAACAATGTGCCCGTATTACTTTCTGAATATGATTAACGTTAACCCATGTTTCCTCACTCACTTTAGATACACTTAAATGGTGACTTAAGAAAATCTGGTCTGCTGCCAGTAACACAGGGAACATAAACTTGAATTCATGCCATTGTGGTTTCCTGGATTCATTCATTTGTGCCAGCCTTTAGTGTCCACCAGGGAGTGTAGACAGTTTTATGGCATATAGCCAACAGGTGGCTGAAAATGTTCCCTACTGCTAACTTGTTTCTCTCATAGCGGgtggcttttgttttgtcagtgttCCATACATTGGACACAAGGATCACTTTCTGTCCTAAAACAACTTCTAGAGTTACACATGTTTTAATACCAAGCCAAAGAATATCCCTTCAGTTTTTTaggattacatttttgatatcTCGACATGTTGATAACTTCACACAGTAAATCTCttttactccacttcatttGTTTGACATCTTCTTTGCAGATTAGATTTAACACATACCATTCATAAACTATAATCCATACACCCCCATCCCTCCAGCTGCATCATCTATCTGCTGTATGGGACCTCTCTGGACAGTTATTCTCCTTAAGGCTACTGGAGTAGCACACTCCTTTTTACTCTCACAATGGAGCCTAAATGATTGTCTACatagtttaaagtttaaagccCTCTATTGAGTGTTCCCTCCCCTTGATCTTGCAAAAACAATCAGACAATTCAAGGTGCTAATTGCATGAGCTGATGGAAGTTATTTGGGTCTTAATAGGAGATTCATTTACCGTTTATTAGGTGCACGTTATCTGCGCTCTCTTGCACAGCAATGTATTGACTTTTACTAAAGATGCAGTCAGCGCCTGTATCCTAATTAaacgaatatatatatatatatatatatatatatatatatatatatatatatatatatatatatatgtgtatataaacttttgatatatatgtatatatatatatatatatatatataaatacatatatatgtatatatatatatatatatatatatatatatatatatatatatatatatatatatatatatatatatatatatatatatatatatatatatatatatatatatatatatgtatatatatatatatacagtaccagtcaaaagtttggacacaccttctcattcaatggtttttctttattttttatatttttgtttctacattgtagattaatattgaagacatccaaactatgaaggaacacatatggaattatgtggtaaacaaacaaatgaaatatgttttatattttacattcttcaaagtagttgaatgagaaggtgtgtttaCAAAAGTTttgacacacatatatatatatatatatatatatatatatatatatatatatatgtaattgatatatattatatacatatgaCAGTTTTAATATGACTGttatttataattgtatatCTAAGAACAAGTAAGTGAACACTTCTCCATGGCTTTATGATAGAAGTGTAAAAGTCAAAAGCCTATTCAATGGACAAACATTCAATAGaaatttttttatagttttaatcACTGCTTTTTACAATTGTATAGTTCCAGTCTAAATAGAAGGTATGGCCACATGTGAGCTCACAGCTCTCTTCATTGGTGTTTCTGACCTGCTGGCTGCTCTCAGGAGCCTCCAGCAGTGTTGTCCGGCTCCCTGCAGCTTTGGGGCCGGACAGTTCAGCCCCCTCGTCCTCCCATTGGCTCCATCTGCACTAACTTCTCATATATGTCTTCTCGGGTTGTCGACGACAGAGTTTGTTCCAGCGCAAGAAACGTGGCCTCAACACTACAGATCTGCTGCAGACGTCCCTGGCTTTGCAAACTCTTTTCATTTGTAGCCTGACTTTTATGAAaagcacagagaggaagagtttAACAGTATCGTTGTGAAAAGGAGACAAAGTGACCAGCAGGGACTTCTGGAAACTCTGAGGTTACTCCTCTCCAGCCAGCATGGTATGCCCACAACACACCCATGTTCTTTCACTCTACATTCACTTGATTTAATTAGCTC
This genomic window from Anoplopoma fimbria isolate UVic2021 breed Golden Eagle Sablefish chromosome 11, Afim_UVic_2022, whole genome shotgun sequence contains:
- the eps8l1a gene encoding LOW QUALITY PROTEIN: epidermal growth factor receptor kinase substrate 8-like protein 1a (The sequence of the model RefSeq protein was modified relative to this genomic sequence to represent the inferred CDS: inserted 1 base in 1 codon); this translates as MSASPPPVAPRKHSGVRVMLIPGEQHPPGGLPVYTHFDRDNAAIGESSYISLMNAERELEFMNHCFDDVERFMARLQQTAEAQSVLNQRRKKKSRKSKKKDEDNDLLKLKACPPSEEEFVDIFQKIKYSLSLLDRLKSSIAQPDAPELLHHIFMPLRLMVKTTGGPALGASVVSPAMTSGAVSLLQEQLRGEDKELWTSLGPNWTSPCSHLSVSVAPYSPVFLDGWKPQSYDSTGQLCEDPIESQHKHDALTESRKSRIPQDKAGQTAEHPGEGNEEVEGNVLPPEGERLYCCSYDFVARNSSELSVLQGETLEVIDWSKKWWKCQNRFDQIGFVPSNILEPLSALNNTGRDNPVVRRESKRPLSTPTKYFSYAPSSPVGTSPTATSPMRPQSMVLPSTQGEDSDRVMIVNDELLQRLAGKRGSVRPLSTPHTADTTPLNYHSLPAEVEAWLNTKGFSQQTVQSLGILNGAQXFSLNKEALRTVTPEEGTRVYSQIMVQKALLEDVRKATELETVMEKQKLKIGLNSEND